A stretch of DNA from Anopheles nili chromosome 2, idAnoNiliSN_F5_01, whole genome shotgun sequence:
AGCCCAGAGCTCAAAGCGCCACATACACCGGCgataataaatcaaacattctgCAAACGGAACCGCATCGTCGTCGCCAACACCTCATCGTGGCCCATCCCACTCTGGAGCGCCCAATCAGCAACTCCCAGGAGCGAAATCTACAACTCAACCGCCCCACATACGCCGATGTCCGACGATTAATCGCGTAATGGCGTTTAATTACTACCTACCCGAGTACGAATAGCACACCACCAGCTCGCCGGAAATCTTATTGAACGCCAGCGTCGTCACGATACAATCGCGGTCCTGCCGTCGATAGTACGACACCACTTGGCGGCTCGGAACGTGGAACAGCGCGATCATGATCGGTTCGCTCTCGgctaataaaattaaacaggATGTTTAGTCCACGGACCGCGATGAACGACGGGCGATGACTCACCGATAACGATCTCGTCCTCGCGCCACGGATGCCAGTCGAAGAAGGCGCACATCGAGCTCGTCCAGTGTGTGATCGGCACGAGCTTACCTCCCATCCACTGCCAGATGAACAGGTTACCCATCTCGTCAGAGCTGGCCATATACTTGTTCCCGCAGGAGAATTTGATCGCGAAGATCGAAGACACATGGTTGTTGTACTTGTGTTCTCGATCACTCTGGTTCCGGTTACAGGTAGGTTGCACGCGCACGATTGAGATCTGACCGTTGTCGAAGCCACATACCACAAACTGACCGCTTCCGTCCCAGGCAAGGCAGCTTATAGAATATTCCACTGGCTCGAGCATCTTGAGTGAGCCCACGCGGCCAGAGGAGCTTGCGCCGACTTTCAGGATGTTCAGCCAGGGCCGGTTTAGCATGTAGATCGCCAACGCCAACTGTTCACCGGATGGATCAAACGCAATCGACGTCGTGTACTGAGCCCGCATCCCAACCGTCACTTCCGTGGTGGGCGTCCAGATCACCAGCCTCTTGCTGAAGATAGCAGCGATTTGGCCGCCGGCTGACCAGTCGATAATCTTGTGATGATACTTCTTGAGGTTGGGCAGATCGTGCATGGCCTCGATGAACCCGACGGGCTTCGTGCGTGGCCGGCAGCTCCAATCCAGCTTCTGATGGTTCGGGAAGGTCGGCCGGGCATCCCACTCGAGACTACGTCGGATGGACAGGCTGTTGCAGACCTGCTGATTGGTGCTTTCCCGGAACGTCAGTATCTTGTCGCGTGATGGAGCCAGTTCGAAGAGGTCCTGCATCACGTTTTCGTAGTGATGCGAACGCCAGTAGCCAGGCAGCTCCTTCTGAAGCAAATCGGGGACACTTTTACTAATTTGTTAAGCGGGATACTTTTATTGCTGTGACATACCGATGTAATAGGATCGATTCcacggtcgttttttttctctgctttgAAACGGCTCGATCGAGAAAATGCGTATCGGCGCGGGATGAAACGATCTCCGTACGTGTTTGGCAAAAATCTAACTGGCTTTTGGATCTatgcagaagaaaataattcacgTCAGAAAAATGAGGTTTAACTTTTCCTAATTGAACGAATATAGTTGATCAGTGAAGGCACAACGAGGTATAAAGTAATCTAATCCAAAGCACCAACGAAAGCGTTACAGGCTCCATTTGATCAAGACACACACTTTGAGTTATAACCCATGTTCAAATACTTTTAATGTACTCCTTGATTAATTTAGTGCATTTGCCTCCCCAACAGCGATTTTGCCATATCGTACGTTCCCCAGTAATTGCAAAGTGCAATCCCTCACCGCGTGTCATGTTCAAACAGAGCAGACAGGGCAGAGTTTTTCATCCTTCCCGCAGGGGTGCACTCTAAGTCCTCACTGACCCAAGCTGGATATGCGTGATGGAATTGGGGCCGATGCCTTCGTGTCCAAACCACGAGCATGGtctcataaattatgcttccaACAGGGGACACAAGTGTAGCGTATTCTCCCTCCTTATGCCCATCGGCGTTCTCTTTGAAGGGACTACGGCGAGCGCGTGCCACGGCTAATGTTTTGTCGTGCTTTAAGGTAATTTATGGACGTTCCGGAACAGCCGGGGAAATTGATAACCGAACACAGGTTCTCGATTAACAGGTTGCGAAATGCGAATGCAGCCAAGCGAGAGTAGTCCTTGCCAAATGTGCAGATATGCGGAACATCCGATGGCCGTATCACCACTAGGGAATAATATGGGAAATTAATATCCCTAATAATTGCAAATAAAAGAGTGTTTACGAattgtttcaaattaattttccatccatttccTTCAATAAAGTACATAAATCTctgaaaaaaaactgaaaggTTGCATAATTGGTAGAAAAAAGCAATTTAGCGTCAACGTCGTTGTCCCCACGACTCATTTTAAcgattgaagtctttcgtttcatgcacaagcgacgaaccccaccACTGCTTCGACGTCGATCCTAACCGACCACGTTAAGCTGGTGCACCCCAGATCGAcattctctttcgctctcgtgcCATCATGCCATCGTATTTCCCCTGCGAGGAGTCGCAGCAGAATCTGTGCAGAGAATCACCGCACCCTGAGTAAACCAAGCTCAGCGCGGCGCGTGCACCAAACCGGGCTTGGATCGTGTCGCGAGCGCACACGCGCAAAGCGTGCCTTCACTGACCGCGCCTGAAGCGCAAGATCACGTCCCTCAGAAGTCAGCTGACGGGGTTGCGGCTCTGgtactgatgctggaggtcgTTCGACGTTCGGTTCATTGACGCTGCCGTTCGAGCAGCACGCACGAAGTCGAGCCAGGGAGCCTAACGGTCCCTCGCAGTCGACACGTGCGAATGCTCGCTATGGTTGGGGAGGTTTTCTGCACGAGCAGCATCCGAGAGAGCTTACACGCGGTTTGCCTATGATTTGGTCTAATGGCGCCGCGCACGAGAGCACGAAGCAAATGGGGCTCGCGTCCGAGGGCTCCAAACACCCCTCGGAAGGGGTTGCAGACCAGGCGCGAGTGTTTTATTTAAGTGTTTAATCTCCTACCAGCAGTTAATAGGTGCTCTAGCCGATCACCGCGACCTGTCCCGGGTGGGGACCGAAGGAAACCTCTTCGGTGGAACGGATCGAGAGctggagagcgagaaaagcccGCCCAGGGCATGGCAGGGAGGCTGGTTGCTAGCCCGGCCAGCCTTCGAGCCGAACGACGAGAGAACTAGAGCAGTGAAGAGATAAACGAGCCCGGGcatgctggtgctggttttccttttcttccagCCTAAGCTAGACAAACGAGATCAGCCGAACGAGCGCTGGTCGGCCGCACTGGGAGGACCTAGTTTAAACTGCAAGTGAACAATTGAACCATTCGTGCAAGTGGAAGTGAATGCTGCAGTTTGTCGCATCGCGAGCTCGGGCGCGGTCTGGCGCTCGGAGGCTGCTGGTCACTGGATTTTTTCTGATCTGCAGCACTGAAACGACGAAGttttaacgaaaaaaaggaaacgagagCACACGGTGCATCTGAGTGTCGTTGGTGGTGTTTAGTGGATGTGCAGTGTTTGAAGAAAGCGGTCGACAGTGACTTGATGGGCCGGATCGGACGCACCTTTCcaaggaaaactttcccgcaTTAGCGGCGGGTTGATCGGACGCGATCGAGGTTTGATCGTAGCGGTTACGATTAAGCTATCAAGTGGTGTGAGCGTTGTGAAAAATAGTTTCAAACGGAAGGAAGTCGTCAACGCTCGGGAGCGGGAAAGATGCGGGCAAGGCGTTGGCAGGAAACAACCTACGATAAATCTTGCAGACGTAACCACTTGTTGAACGGTAGGAAAACTAAGCGGAAATCCTATCCGTGTTCATTGAAGTGGAGCAGAAAAAATGAACGGAAAATCAATCCAATCTAATGCTGCAATATTTAATAAGTTATACGATACGCTAGTGCTATGTTGTATATGGAAAAGCGCTCTGTGAACATATAAAAGAAAGTATTAGAAAAGTGATTTTAATGCGAGTTAACATAAAGTAATATCTGAAAAATCTAAAATGGTTTACATGTAAACTTTGCAATCAAGTGTATTTtgaaatcaacaaacaaaatggattTTCTGTTGCTCTGGTATCCGGCTTGAAGGACTTCTTTAAGCTTCGTCGTTatcattttgaaaaaaaacttcctACAACTTTAATGTACTCTGGGtaagttaatttatttaaatccttttttgtttgaaaactaAAAACTCCATCGTGGTCCCTATCAAAAAGTGAATTAAAATTCCTATCTCGCAAATTCCCAAAAACGCTTTTGATCTTCTTTTCGAGTGGCTGAAATTGACGCCGTGTCAGTTCCGCTTGTCCAGAAGTCGTATTATAAAGCAGACAGCCCATAGGGCTCACACGCTTTAGAGCAGTACACGAACACATCAAGTGAAAgagagatgaaaatgaaacaacagcCACCGTTTCTACCGTGTCGTTTCTCGGGAGGCCAGCGAAGACGAAGGGTCAAAGACACACAAAAGTGAAACGAATATTAACTTCGATGGACAGGGTCCATCAATCTACTGAATTCCTCATCGCCGTTCACTTCCACTCCCGGCGACCGTATGATGAACGGTCTATTCAAACATGGCACCCCAAACGAGATGATAGATTCTCTTCCCGGGGGCGAGATCCGTCAAAAACGAGATTAGCCACGAAAAACCTATGCTAGGAAAAGCTCAAATCACCCAAACTCGTTTCAATCACACAAAGCAGAGAGGATCACGTTGAACGAGATATCGAAAGAGGCGTTGCTCTGCTCAGTCGTGAAATTGGATGCTTCTGTGCAAAAATTTCGCATTCGTTCCTGACGTTTCTTTGCTCTCTTCTCCTTACATTTTTACTCGTATTCACCCATGCGTAAGCAACCCTCGAGACGGTTGTTCCTGGTTTGACACACATTCCCGGTGCTAGAATAAATATCCGCTCGTTACTGCTCACGGCATTGGTTAACATTTTTGCCAATGCTAAACACATCGAGACCCCGTGGCAATGGAATGTGACGCCCATATCGCTGGCCATCGGTCGACTTTGAGCGACCTCCGGACGGCAAATGCCATCACTAAAGTGCCTTGCGGAACtgcttttaaattgaattttaataacaACCCCCGATAATAACCCCGAGCGCACCTGGGCCATCCCTCTATCGAGCAACGAACCGGCATGCCGAGCTGCTGAGTCCGCCACAGCCCCGGGACGATAACTTTCGAATGATAAACGTGAGCTGATAAAAAAGCATCCACTTCCCTGATGGAGACGGTGATGGAAAACTGCTCTGCTCTCACCCCGTGAGCAAGGGTTTCAGAGGCGATCGTTGCGGATAGTTTCCACACTGCTCGTCACGGCGGCAATTCGAAATCGAACCTCGTTGCTCGATGGAACCGAAGAACGTATCTAGTTAAAAGCGACTAATTATTCGGCCCGAGCATAACTTCACAACCTTTAATTAAAGTCATGCGCTCCGGGAAGCTCAAGCGGGATCCATCATCTCCGCGAGCGATCGAAATGCGAAAACTCGTTCCATTCCGACTCGGGAATGCTGTATCAGGCCGGTAAagagaaaaacagcaacacatATAGATCGCGAGCTCCGGAATGCTCTCTAAAGGATCATTGTTGATTTAGACGCAGACACGGAGCATTTAACCGGGTGGGGTCTTCTTCACCAACACCGACTGCATCAATTAGTGCAATATAGACGACTCGAAGGTGATCAGGGCACGTCGAAGGCGTTAATGTTTTCGATAAATGCATGATTTACCGCAAACAGCCAACCATTTATTGTGAACGATCCTCATCTCGTGCGATGCTCGCTCGCATAAATGTATGAGGATCGATTACGTCCCGTGCCCGTGAGGGCGCTTCATTTCCGACACCAATTACGGCACAAGATCCCGGTTTTATCCGACGCTCGGTCTGCCAAAAAGCCTCGCAGATATGAGAAGACTTGACGGAACGCATCGACACCGGACATCGAGGCAGAGACGGGATCaagtgtttctcttttttcactcTGCTGGCTATCATATTAAATGGTACGAATTCATTCACCTGTAATTAAGTTATTACCCAGTGCACAATCGTGGCACTGCACTCGGTGACTGGGTGTAATTTCTCAGGCTGTCTGTGTGGATTTTTGCTCCtcatttttcccttcattaAAACATTCCCAGTCGGCAGGGCGACCCGTCTGCAGTCGTGAGAAGACGACGTGCCTCGCATCGAACGGATGCTTATGACGAGTGGGCTATGATTTTAATTCGAACCGTAGTACTGGAAAAGGGGTATTTGATTGCAACGTTATTAACAAGTAAAGATGAGAAGGTATGTGTACAGGAAAAGAATGGTGCTTTATATCTTCTGCATCGTCACGTGATTACCAAGACGTTGCCTGatgatttttgttattaaagCCCATTTGAAGATCATCTTTACTGAGCTGTTCCATCTGGTCAAACAGCTTTTCTAGAAGagcttttcgttttgcaaaacatacgaCGCCTTTACCCGCGAGTGATGGGGATTGGTCAATAAATTTGCCAACTCCCCCCAGGGCACGATCGCTAAATCACTCCACCGAGAGAAAGGACTTCCTTTGGTCTCGTAAAATCGAAATCGGCACTCGGTGCATTCCGTttaattattatcattttcgCCACTGACATGCTTTTCGTAATCAGCGATCATTGCAGAGTGGGGCTTGAATCGAACCAACACCTCATGCAAACACCACGCTACTACGAGCCCAAAAATCAATTCTATTCAAATTGATCCCGAAAATCGATCATCAGCGAGGCTGGCCCCGCATTAAGCTGTTTCCTTTTGAGGGCCGCACCCCGGCGCTTTTATGGGCACGATAATGAACGACGAAAGCCAACCGGATGCAGTTTCTGCACTCCCCATTCCAGTAGCCGATCGTGCGGTGATAAGGGCGGTGTATAATTTCATTGCTAGCGGACAGCTTTTTTGCCCTTTCCCGTCGCTTCGCGATCGAATCGGACAGAGTCGCCtgctcaatcaatcaaacgcaacTGCGCGATTTTTATGAACACCTTCGGGGGTTCAGTCAATGGTCCGGACCGAGGTTTGTGGGATCCGTCGACCCAGAATCATTGATAACTAGCTGCTgcccaaaaacacaaacgctgGGTGTGGGAAACCCCTACCATGAAACGCCAGGTCGAGggtttttgattgaatttcattCGGCGATCAGTTTTCAAGCATTCCGCCCCGATGAAGCTCATCAATCAAACTTCTCCAGGGGGCTCCAGGCTATGAGCTGTGCTTTTATGGGTTCGATTGCCCGTGCTCGGGGCTCCAAAGTGACGCTCATCAATCAAGCGATAAACATCAAAAGGCTACCAAGCGGCGGGCCAACACTGGCTCGCGCT
This window harbors:
- the LOC128720504 gene encoding protein cortex, with translation MAFSVKKRTNSRLNEIEKIQKPVRFLPNTYGDRFIPRRYAFSRSSRFKAEKKNDRGIDPITSKELPGYWRSHHYENVMQDLFELAPSRDKILTFRESTNQQVCNSLSIRRSLEWDARPTFPNHQKLDWSCRPRTKPVGFIEAMHDLPNLKKYHHKIIDWSAGGQIAAIFSKRLVIWTPTTEVTVGMRAQYTTSIAFDPSGEQLALAIYMLNRPWLNILKVGASSSGRVGSLKMLEPVEYSISCLAWDGSGQFVVCGFDNGQISIVRVQPTCNRNQSDREHKYNNHVSSIFAIKFSCGNKYMASSDEMGNLFIWQWMGGKLVPITHWTSSMCAFFDWHPWREDEIVIAESEPIMIALFHVPSRQVVSYYRRQDRDCIVTTLAFNKISGELVVCYSYSDLEKPPEILVLASMDRVVDVMRNHDDVIIHLLWSPNGRQLASVGCDESLTIWNFFGVSPGIDAKKKKKLQHEPPASTSSTRIDCSRPVEATYLDLTSNFLFKGMR